GAAGCCGATGCCCTCGCCCGGACCCTTCACGTAGTCGTAGCCCCACTTCCACTGGTAGCCGGTGACCTTGATCGTGAGATCGGCGTTCGTCGTGTCCTTCATCGCGACGACGGCCTTCGTCGCCGGCAGCGCCATCAGCACGACGATGACGAACGGCACGATCGTCCAGATGATCTCGACGGTCGTGCTTTCATGGAAATTGGCGGCCTTGTGGCCTTTGGATTTGCGATGCGCGAAGATCGAATAGAACATCACGCCGAACACGGCGACGAAGATCACCGTACACAGGATCAGCATCATCGTGTGGAGATCGTAGAGCTCCTCGGCGATCTTCGTGACAGGCGGCTGAAAGTTGATCTCGTTGACACGGGGGCCGCCCGGGCTATCACCGACCGCCAGGGCGGCACCGGCAAAGAGCAATCCGCTGCATGCCAGCACGCCCGTGAGGGCTCGCTTGATTGTTTTCATAGCATCCTTACCCAAAATTTCCATTCAAACCCTCCCCCGTCGCAAGCCGCCGGCCTGTTCCCGGCCGGTGCCCGCGCCTCGTCAGCCGCAGCGCCTGAGCGACACGCGCAGTTCGTCGGCGAACTGCGCACGCTTGTACTGCGCGAGATGCTGCCCGATTACGACGGTCTGCCCGCGCGATACCAGTCGAATCGGATCGCGTGGCGTCGCACCCGGCTCGACCCGCACCCAGCGCGGGTTGAATTCGATCAGCGTGAGCCGCTCCGCATCCATCCGCTCGATCACGAGCCGGTGCGGAAACAGCCTGATGCGCTCGTAATCGACCGCATGGCGGGCATAGATCGCAAACGCGACACCCACCGCCAGCAACTCGATTCCGGTGAAGGGCATGACGAGCCAAGCCCCCCGCCACATCAACAACGCCGCGATCACCAGCGAGAAGCCCGCGAGCGACGCGTAAAACAGCACGAACTGGCGTGGCGACGCCGAACAGTTGCGTTTCATGAGCCAGTCTTCGAGGACCGGTTCGCCGCTCGTCGTCTCTGCCGAAACCCTCGCTGCTTCCATCGCCGCCTCACGCGAATGGCATGCGATGCATGCCTGCATCGGACTCGTCGCCCCGTATTGCGGGGACCCCAGGGCGACAAGCTGACGCATTATAGGCGGGTTCAATGGCATCCACAAGCAAGCGCCTATCGCCCCGCAAGCCAAGTGCGACAAGCTTTCCGGCCATTTTTGGCGCCAATTCGACCCCGCTTTGCGCCGCTAATTCCAGACATAACAAAACCCCTCTTTACCGCTTTACCGATTCTTCGGACGTCCCTTTCCGATGTCCTCGATGCGCACGATCCCGTGCCCCTCGGCGGTCGTGCGCGGCACGGCCTTCCACGCGTGGCCGTAAATCACCTCGAAGGTCAGCGGAATCGTGCCGTCCGCGCGCCGGCGCGCTTCCAGCGCGTCGCCGAGCGCCGCGCGAAAGCGCCGCGTCTCGCGCTGCGGCGCCGCGCGCTCGAACGGATAGGCGCCCCAGCGGCGCACGTCGGCCAGCAGTGAGTCGGAGGATTTGTACGTGACGGTCAGCACTTCCTGGTCCATCACGGGAATCTCGAAGCCGCTCTCGACGAGCATGTCGCCGAGGTCGTGCATGTCGACGAAATCGATCACTCGCGCGGCGGGCGGCGCGATGCCGAGCGCCGCTTCGGCGTCCGCGCAGGCCGCGCGCAGTTCGCGCAGCGTGTCGGGACCGAGCGTGCTGAACATCAGCAGCCCGTTTACGCGCAGCACGCGCTGCCATTCGGGCAGCACCGCATCGGGGCGCGAATGCCAGTGAAGGGCGAGATTCGACCAGATCAGGTCGAACGCGCCGCCCGGGAACGGCAGCGCGGCGAAGTCGGCCTGCGCGACGCGCGGGCCGCGCGGGCCGAGCGCCCGGCCGAGCGAAGCCGGCAGCCAGCGGCGCCAGCTCGTCTGCTCGACCTCGCGCTGACCGGCCCGCGCGAGCATCGCGCCGGACAGGTCGACGCCGAAGACGGGCGCTTCCGGAAAGCGCGCGCGCAGCGCCGGCAGGTCGTCGCCCGGGCCGCAGCCCGCATCGAGCACGGCCGCGGGGCTCACCTTGATGTATTCGAGGCGCTCGTTCATTCGCTGCGCGATCTCGCGCGGCAGGAATGCGACCGCGTCGAACGTGGCAGCACGGCGGTCGAAGATCCGCCGCAGGCGCCTGGCGTCATTGGCCGGACGGCTGGTTGAAGTCGAAGCTGGGGACATGTCGGGCACACTGGCGAAGAGCCCGAAGTATACTCGCTCGCCCCGCAGGCTTCATCGAGACGGGGCCGCCAGGAGTGTTCGCGATGACCCACCGTTCCGCTCCGCGCACGATGCGCGTCGTTTTGTCGCAGGTTCGCGCGCTGGCAGCGCGCGTCGCCGCGGTCACGCTGCCGAATCGCTGCGCACTGTGCGGCAATTTGTCACATGCCGTGATTTGCGGCGCTTGCGACGCCGCGTACTGGAATGAGGCGCGGCTGCGCTGCGACGTCTGCGCGCTGCCGCTGGGCGTCGGGCAACCGCATTCGCGCCCGCCCCGTGGCGGGCACACCGGCACCGGCCGCGCGGCCGCGTATCGGTGCGACGCATGCCGCACCGAGCCGCCGCCGTTCGATGCGACGCTCGCGCTCGCGGATTACCGCGCGCCGCTCGACGGGCTCGCGCGCGGCCTGAAGTTTCATGCGCGGCTCGCGCTCGGCGCCGAATTCGCAGCCCGGCTCGCCCGGCTGGTCGACGATACGCGCGGCGCAAGCGGCTTCGACCTGGTCGCACCGGTGCCGCTGTCGCACCGGCGGCTCGTCGCGCGCGGCTACAACCAGGCGTGGGCGATCGCGCGTCCGCTCGCGCACCGGCTCGGCGTGCACTCGGATGCGGCGCTGCTCGCGCGCGTCGCCGACACCGCGCCGCAGTCGCGGCTCGACCGGCAAGCACGGCGCGACAACGTGATGGCGGCGTTCGCGGTGGCAGGCGGCGTCGCCGGCCGCCACGTCGCGCTCGTCGACGACGTGATGACGTCCGGCGCGACGCTCGCGGCGGCCGCGCACGCGCTGAAAGCGGCGGGCGCCGCACGCGTGACGAATCTGGTTGCGCTGCGCACTGCCAGGGATTAATTAGATAGAGAGGCCGGCCGCCCGAACGCGGCCGTCACGAACCGGCCGGCCGGGAACGAGCGCGCGTTGCTCCGCCCC
The nucleotide sequence above comes from Burkholderia pyrrocinia. Encoded proteins:
- a CDS encoding methyltransferase domain-containing protein, whose amino-acid sequence is MSPASTSTSRPANDARRLRRIFDRRAATFDAVAFLPREIAQRMNERLEYIKVSPAAVLDAGCGPGDDLPALRARFPEAPVFGVDLSGAMLARAGQREVEQTSWRRWLPASLGRALGPRGPRVAQADFAALPFPGGAFDLIWSNLALHWHSRPDAVLPEWQRVLRVNGLLMFSTLGPDTLRELRAACADAEAALGIAPPAARVIDFVDMHDLGDMLVESGFEIPVMDQEVLTVTYKSSDSLLADVRRWGAYPFERAAPQRETRRFRAALGDALEARRRADGTIPLTFEVIYGHAWKAVPRTTAEGHGIVRIEDIGKGRPKNR
- a CDS encoding DUF2244 domain-containing protein; its protein translation is MQACIACHSREAAMEAARVSAETTSGEPVLEDWLMKRNCSASPRQFVLFYASLAGFSLVIAALLMWRGAWLVMPFTGIELLAVGVAFAIYARHAVDYERIRLFPHRLVIERMDAERLTLIEFNPRWVRVEPGATPRDPIRLVSRGQTVVIGQHLAQYKRAQFADELRVSLRRCG
- a CDS encoding ComF family protein, with product MTHRSAPRTMRVVLSQVRALAARVAAVTLPNRCALCGNLSHAVICGACDAAYWNEARLRCDVCALPLGVGQPHSRPPRGGHTGTGRAAAYRCDACRTEPPPFDATLALADYRAPLDGLARGLKFHARLALGAEFAARLARLVDDTRGASGFDLVAPVPLSHRRLVARGYNQAWAIARPLAHRLGVHSDAALLARVADTAPQSRLDRQARRDNVMAAFAVAGGVAGRHVALVDDVMTSGATLAAAAHALKAAGAARVTNLVALRTARD